The following proteins are encoded in a genomic region of Oceanisphaera profunda:
- a CDS encoding LysR substrate-binding domain-containing protein, with the protein MNLNITLDPILLRSFIAVADTGSFTRAAESTHLTQSTVSQQVRKLEAQFGCELLHRKGRYITPTLEGERVLSYARRILQMMNEAVAQTSVSAEQQKIRLGVPEDFATHAIMPTLAAFSNEYPGIRLEVKSGLCSDIWREFQRGDMDLALVKQRQGSVPGLVSWPEPLCWIDSLHSNNLDSQPIPLVTFPIGGLYRSEMAHTFDRLGRSWRLAYVSTSLSGVCCAVEAGFGISLLPRRLVTAEHRILTEQDGLPQVPDLELTLHAQDKLSAHSKILAEQLINACDEICRQ; encoded by the coding sequence ATGAATTTAAACATCACCCTAGATCCGATCTTGCTGCGCAGTTTTATTGCCGTGGCCGATACCGGCAGTTTTACCCGTGCCGCAGAAAGCACACACCTCACCCAATCAACGGTCAGCCAACAGGTGCGCAAGCTAGAAGCACAATTTGGCTGCGAGTTATTGCACCGTAAAGGTCGCTACATAACGCCCACCCTTGAGGGCGAGCGCGTGCTCAGCTATGCACGGCGTATCTTGCAGATGATGAACGAAGCCGTGGCCCAAACCAGCGTCAGCGCCGAGCAACAAAAAATTCGTTTAGGCGTACCCGAAGATTTCGCCACCCACGCTATTATGCCCACCCTCGCCGCCTTCTCTAATGAATATCCTGGCATACGGTTAGAAGTAAAAAGCGGCTTATGCAGCGATATTTGGCGAGAATTTCAGCGTGGTGATATGGACCTTGCCTTAGTGAAGCAGCGCCAAGGCAGCGTGCCCGGTTTAGTGAGTTGGCCCGAGCCCTTATGCTGGATTGATAGCCTGCACAGCAATAACCTCGACAGCCAACCCATTCCGCTGGTGACCTTCCCCATCGGCGGCTTATATCGCAGCGAAATGGCCCACACCTTCGACCGCCTCGGCCGCAGCTGGCGACTGGCGTATGTGAGCACCAGTTTGTCTGGCGTATGTTGCGCGGTAGAAGCCGGCTTTGGTATCTCGTTACTGCCACGGCGCTTAGTCACGGCTGAACATCGTATTTTAACCGAGCAAGACGGCCTGCCGCAGGTGCCAGATTTAGAGCTCACCCTACACGCCCAAGACAAACTCTCGGCCCACAGCAAGATTCTCGCCGAGCAGCTGATCAACGCTTGTGATGAGATTTGTCGGCAGTGA
- a CDS encoding IS3 family transposase (programmed frameshift) — translation MQYRTKRKFSNEFKREAVKLSVSSPKTLAEISSELGVHPNVLSRWRREWIMDKPDSKQDKPVKNEGPDKSLRQLEQENKRLKKKLERAELELDILKKLEGVRYQDTAIKFAFIDRYRSMSWTVLVMCRVLQVSRAGFYCWKQRQREPSVQAERHRSLLAFLLAEAEQQHGIAGYRKLWREAVDQGFACGKNQVQRLLQSVGYRSCVAPKPGHRKHKPGIAATPNLLNRQFTVAEENRVWVSDITQIRCEEGWLYLAVIIDLATRQIVGKAQGPVNSAELVIKALKQAWKKQKPDGRELMFHSDQGSQYHCMATMTWLNKRKVTISMSRRGNCWDNACSESFFALLKKEWTRRLGLLTRKEMAEEIHFYITQYYHKVRQHTALGGLTPNAYAQQLNAA, via the exons ATGCAATACCGAACCAAACGTAAATTTAGTAATGAATTTAAGCGGGAAGCCGTTAAACTCTCTGTTTCATCACCTAAAACATTAGCTGAAATCTCCAGTGAGCTGGGGGTGCATCCGAACGTATTAAGCCGTTGGCGTCGAGAGTGGATAATGGACAAACCAGATTCGAAACAGGATAAGCCCGTTAAAAATGAAGGGCCAGATAAAAGCCTGCGTCAGTTAGAGCAAGAGAATAAGCGTCTTAAGAAAAAGCTAGAGCGCGCTGAACTGGAGCTCGATATCTTAAAAAAGCTGGAAG GAGTACGCTACCAAGACACGGCGATAAAATTTGCCTTCATCGACCGGTATCGCAGCATGAGCTGGACGGTACTGGTGATGTGTCGCGTACTCCAGGTATCTCGTGCGGGTTTTTATTGTTGGAAGCAGCGCCAACGAGAGCCTTCGGTTCAGGCGGAGCGTCATCGCAGTCTGCTCGCCTTTTTATTGGCTGAAGCTGAACAGCAACATGGTATTGCGGGTTATCGGAAATTGTGGCGCGAAGCGGTTGACCAAGGCTTTGCTTGTGGTAAGAATCAAGTGCAACGCCTATTACAGAGTGTGGGCTATCGTTCTTGTGTCGCGCCTAAGCCTGGGCATCGTAAACATAAGCCAGGCATCGCTGCGACGCCGAATCTGTTAAACCGGCAGTTTACGGTTGCAGAAGAGAACCGTGTTTGGGTGTCAGATATAACTCAAATACGCTGTGAAGAAGGCTGGCTCTATCTGGCGGTAATAATCGATCTTGCTACCAGACAGATAGTGGGCAAGGCTCAAGGGCCGGTTAATAGTGCTGAATTAGTGATTAAGGCCTTAAAGCAGGCTTGGAAGAAGCAGAAGCCTGATGGCCGTGAGCTGATGTTCCACTCAGACCAGGGCAGCCAATATCATTGTATGGCGACCATGACGTGGTTGAATAAACGTAAAGTGACTATCAGCATGTCTCGCCGGGGAAACTGCTGGGATAATGCGTGTTCAGAAAGCTTTTTTGCTTTACTGAAAAAGGAATGGACCCGCCGTTTAGGGCTGTTAACTCGTAAAGAGATGGCAGAAGAAATACACTTCTACATCACGCAGTATTACCACAAAGTAAGACAACACACTGCGCTGGGAGGATTAACCCCCAACGCATATGCGCAGCAACTTAATGCGGCTTAA
- a CDS encoding bifunctional allantoicase/(S)-ureidoglycine aminohydrolase, giving the protein MARNTYYAPKGGLPPQTQLIHDRAIFTEAYVVIPKGVMSDIVTSFLPFWDETRLWVIARPLSGFAETFSHYIMEVSPKGGSDKPELDKGAEGVLFVVEGEMTLTLEGKEHQMDLGGYAFLPAGANWSVRNNSDAPVRFHWVRKAYQFVDGIDAPEAFVTNENDIAPTAMPNTNDAWATTRFTDPTDLRHDMHVNIVTFQPGGVIPFDETHVMEHGLYVLEGKAVYHLNQDWVEVEAGDYMWLRAFCPQACYASGPTRFRYLLYKDVNRHMLLDSSTAYRGR; this is encoded by the coding sequence ATGGCCCGTAATACCTATTATGCTCCTAAGGGTGGCTTGCCACCTCAGACTCAGCTGATCCACGATCGCGCTATCTTTACCGAAGCCTATGTCGTTATTCCTAAAGGTGTAATGAGCGACATCGTGACTAGCTTCCTGCCTTTCTGGGATGAAACTCGTCTGTGGGTTATCGCACGTCCGTTAAGCGGCTTCGCTGAGACTTTCTCACACTACATCATGGAAGTTTCTCCAAAAGGTGGTAGTGACAAGCCTGAACTGGACAAGGGCGCCGAAGGCGTATTGTTCGTTGTTGAAGGCGAAATGACCCTGACTCTGGAAGGTAAAGAGCACCAGATGGACTTAGGCGGTTACGCTTTCCTGCCAGCCGGTGCTAACTGGAGTGTGCGCAACAACAGCGACGCGCCAGTACGTTTCCATTGGGTACGTAAAGCATACCAATTTGTTGATGGTATCGATGCTCCAGAAGCTTTCGTTACTAACGAAAATGACATTGCGCCTACAGCAATGCCAAACACTAACGATGCATGGGCAACCACTCGCTTCACAGATCCAACCGATCTGCGTCACGACATGCATGTAAACATCGTTACGTTCCAGCCAGGCGGCGTTATTCCATTCGACGAAACTCACGTTATGGAGCACGGTCTGTATGTATTGGAAGGTAAAGCTGTTTACCACCTGAACCAAGACTGGGTTGAAGTAGAAGCCGGCGACTACATGTGGTTGCGCGCATTCTGCCCACAAGCTTGCTACGCTTCAGGCCCAACTCGCTTCCGTTACTTGCTGTACAAAGACGTTAACCGCCACATGCTGTTAGATTCTTCTACTGCTTACCGCGGTCGTTAG
- the yjjG gene encoding pyrimidine 5'-nucleotidase — translation MRYSWILFDADETLFHFDAFAGLKLMFATFGVNFTAEDYRQYHTLSAPLWVDYQDGAISAAQLQHTRFQAWSERLGVATEILNRDYLVAMAQVSPPLSGAPELISALQGKAKLGIITNGFSAMQHTRLAKAGWQQAFDTLVVSEQVGIAKPAAGIFEHAFELMGHPPKEQILMVGDNPHSDILGGLNAGIDTCWLNSTGRATPEGIRPHYEVSSLQQLHKLLLG, via the coding sequence ATGCGTTATTCTTGGATTTTATTTGACGCGGACGAAACATTATTCCATTTCGATGCTTTTGCCGGCTTAAAGCTGATGTTCGCTACTTTTGGCGTAAATTTCACCGCCGAAGACTATCGTCAGTACCACACCTTAAGTGCGCCGCTGTGGGTGGATTATCAAGACGGCGCCATTAGTGCAGCGCAACTGCAGCACACTCGTTTTCAAGCTTGGTCCGAGCGATTAGGTGTTGCTACTGAGATCTTAAACCGTGATTATTTAGTGGCCATGGCCCAAGTATCGCCACCACTTTCGGGCGCGCCTGAGCTGATTTCAGCACTGCAAGGCAAAGCCAAATTGGGGATTATTACCAACGGCTTTAGCGCCATGCAGCACACTCGTCTTGCCAAAGCCGGCTGGCAACAAGCCTTCGATACGCTAGTGGTGTCTGAACAAGTGGGCATCGCCAAGCCCGCCGCCGGCATTTTTGAACATGCCTTCGAGCTCATGGGCCACCCGCCCAAAGAGCAAATCTTGATGGTGGGCGATAACCCGCATTCGGATATTTTAGGTGGACTCAACGCCGGCATAGACACCTGCTGGCTCAACAGCACCGGCCGCGCCACACCTGAGGGCATACGCCCCCACTATGAAGTCAGCTCACTACAGCAATTACATAAGTTGTTGCTGGGGTGA
- a CDS encoding LysE family translocator, producing the protein MEFSSWLALVAICVVGAMSPGPSLAVVMRNTIRGGRSHGVLTAIGHGAGVGLYALLTALGLALIIANNPLLFNVIRYGGAAFLAWLGVKALLAKPQSAAAAETNEIAGRQGAFEGFMVAFLNPQLAIFFVALFSQFVHADTDWQQSMIMMLTAGGIDGAWYVLVALILSRGPVLAWLNAKSVWLDRLSGVVLLGLAAKVVL; encoded by the coding sequence ATGGAATTTTCTAGCTGGTTGGCCTTAGTGGCCATTTGCGTGGTGGGCGCTATGAGCCCTGGCCCAAGCTTAGCTGTGGTGATGCGCAATACCATAAGAGGGGGCCGAAGCCACGGTGTACTGACCGCCATTGGCCATGGCGCGGGTGTAGGGTTATATGCATTACTTACCGCACTCGGCTTGGCGCTGATTATTGCCAACAATCCGCTGCTGTTTAATGTGATCCGCTACGGTGGTGCCGCATTTTTAGCGTGGCTAGGCGTGAAAGCCTTGTTGGCCAAGCCTCAGAGTGCAGCCGCCGCAGAGACGAATGAAATTGCCGGTCGCCAAGGTGCCTTTGAGGGCTTTATGGTGGCGTTCTTAAATCCGCAGCTGGCCATTTTTTTCGTGGCGCTGTTTAGCCAGTTTGTACATGCAGATACCGACTGGCAGCAAAGCATGATCATGATGCTGACCGCCGGTGGCATAGACGGTGCTTGGTATGTGTTGGTGGCGTTAATTTTATCGCGCGGGCCGGTATTGGCTTGGTTAAATGCGAAGTCGGTGTGGCTGGATAGGCTTAGCGGCGTAGTGCTATTAGGGCTGGCTGCCAAGGTGGTGCTCTAA
- the cyoA gene encoding ubiquinol oxidase subunit II, with amino-acid sequence MQNLVIRNSLFRHLKTALFAGVSALLLAGCQGGVLDPKGQVGVDEKHLIVVATLLMLIVVVPVIFMTLFFAWKYREGRTQEIYAPKWSHSTKIELVVWIIPIIIVAILGTITWRSTHALDPYKPLVHEKDHIVVEVVSLNWKWLFIYPEQGVASINELAFPTDVPVEFKITSDTTMNSFFIPQLGGQIYSMAGMETQLHLIANEAGTYDGYSANYSGEGFTGMQFKAIATPDEAGFDAWVNKLKQSSDTLSPATYAELAKPSENNPVQYFAHVSSGMFHHILHQFMHGSMPDMQHGEKAVVDAHRQHDMHAMSDEMTMETEK; translated from the coding sequence ATGCAAAACCTAGTTATTCGAAATTCATTATTTCGACATCTCAAAACCGCACTGTTTGCTGGTGTAAGCGCCCTGCTGTTGGCCGGTTGCCAAGGCGGCGTACTTGATCCTAAGGGCCAAGTGGGCGTCGATGAAAAGCACCTGATCGTGGTTGCCACGCTCTTGATGCTAATTGTGGTGGTGCCGGTTATTTTTATGACGCTGTTTTTCGCGTGGAAATATCGCGAAGGTCGCACTCAGGAAATCTATGCACCTAAGTGGTCGCACTCCACCAAAATCGAGTTAGTGGTGTGGATTATTCCCATCATTATTGTGGCGATTTTGGGCACCATAACTTGGCGCTCTACTCATGCTCTCGACCCTTACAAGCCGCTAGTGCATGAGAAAGATCACATAGTAGTAGAAGTCGTGTCACTGAACTGGAAGTGGTTGTTTATCTATCCAGAGCAGGGTGTGGCATCTATCAATGAGTTGGCATTTCCGACCGATGTACCGGTGGAATTTAAGATAACGTCTGACACCACCATGAACTCGTTTTTCATTCCGCAACTCGGTGGCCAAATCTACTCCATGGCTGGCATGGAAACCCAATTGCACTTAATTGCCAATGAAGCCGGCACCTACGACGGCTACTCCGCCAACTACAGCGGCGAAGGCTTTACTGGCATGCAGTTTAAAGCCATCGCTACACCTGATGAAGCTGGTTTTGATGCTTGGGTTAATAAGCTCAAACAGTCATCCGACACCTTAAGTCCTGCCACTTATGCAGAGCTGGCTAAGCCGAGTGAAAATAATCCGGTGCAATATTTCGCACATGTGAGCTCGGGTATGTTCCACCACATCTTGCATCAATTTATGCACGGCAGTATGCCTGACATGCAGCACGGCGAAAAAGCAGTTGTCGATGCGCACCGTCAGCACGACATGCACGCCATGAGCGATGAGATGACCATGGAGACTGAAAAATAA
- the cyoB gene encoding cytochrome o ubiquinol oxidase subunit I, which yields MSLLGKLTLDAVPYHEPIIMITLGVVAIAALVIAFLITKYKKWTVLWRDWITSVDHKHLGIMYIVLAFVMLVRGFADALMMRAQLALSTNGADGYLPPEHYDQIFTAHGVIMIIFMAMPFMIGLMNIVVPLQIGARDVAFPFLNNLSFWLAVSGAVLVNISLGLGEFAKTGWVAYPPLSEMDFSPGVGVDYYLWALQISGIGTLLTGVNFLVTVFKMRTPGMKLMQMPIFTWTCTWANILIVASFPILTAVLGMLTLDRYLDFHFFTNEGGGNAMMYINLFWAWGHPEVYILVLPAFGIFSEIISTFTGKRLFGYTSMVYASGAISILGFVVWLHHFFTMGSSANVNAFFGVMTMIIAVPTGVKLFNWLFTIYRGRLRMTVPVLWTLGFMTTFTIGGMTGVLLALPGADFVLHNSLFLIAHFHNTIIGGAVFGYLAGFAFWFPKAMGFHLDEKLGKISFWCWQIGFYVAFMPLYVLGFLGMTRRINHTDNPVWNFWLYLAAVGAVFILVGIAVQFYQLYKAFRDRELNPDVTGDPWNGHTLEWSTSSPPQFYNFAELPMVEDIDAFTDMKEKGTAYQAQAHYQPIHMPKNTSTGVLIAAAITAAGFGAIWHIWWLVIASLVASFVIFLCRAYDNDTDYYVQPDEVNAIESAHIRSQIKEA from the coding sequence ATGTCCTTACTAGGAAAACTCACATTAGACGCCGTGCCGTATCATGAGCCCATTATCATGATTACGCTGGGCGTGGTGGCAATCGCCGCCTTAGTGATTGCTTTTTTGATCACCAAATATAAGAAATGGACCGTGTTGTGGCGCGACTGGATCACCTCGGTGGACCATAAGCATTTAGGTATTATGTATATCGTGCTGGCGTTCGTGATGTTGGTACGCGGCTTTGCCGATGCCCTTATGATGCGGGCTCAATTAGCGCTATCGACCAATGGTGCCGATGGCTACTTGCCGCCGGAGCATTACGACCAAATCTTCACCGCCCACGGTGTCATCATGATTATCTTTATGGCCATGCCATTTATGATTGGTTTGATGAACATAGTGGTGCCGTTGCAGATTGGTGCTCGCGATGTAGCCTTTCCGTTCTTGAACAACCTCAGCTTTTGGCTGGCGGTGTCGGGCGCGGTATTGGTGAACATCTCATTAGGTCTGGGCGAATTCGCCAAAACCGGCTGGGTGGCGTATCCGCCGTTATCCGAGATGGACTTTAGTCCGGGTGTGGGGGTGGATTACTACCTCTGGGCCTTACAGATCTCGGGGATAGGTACCTTGCTGACCGGTGTGAACTTCTTGGTGACTGTATTCAAGATGCGCACGCCTGGCATGAAGCTGATGCAAATGCCGATTTTCACTTGGACCTGTACTTGGGCCAATATCCTGATAGTGGCGTCTTTCCCTATCTTGACCGCCGTGCTGGGTATGTTGACGCTAGACCGTTATTTGGACTTCCACTTCTTCACCAATGAAGGCGGTGGTAATGCCATGATGTACATCAACCTGTTCTGGGCTTGGGGTCATCCCGAGGTGTATATCTTAGTGCTGCCCGCATTCGGTATTTTCTCAGAAATCATCTCTACCTTTACCGGTAAGCGTTTGTTTGGTTACACCTCCATGGTTTATGCCAGCGGCGCCATTTCTATTTTGGGCTTTGTGGTGTGGCTACATCACTTCTTTACCATGGGCTCCAGCGCCAACGTTAATGCCTTCTTTGGCGTAATGACCATGATTATCGCGGTGCCCACCGGGGTTAAGCTGTTTAACTGGTTGTTCACTATTTATCGTGGCCGGTTGCGCATGACGGTGCCTGTGTTATGGACCTTGGGCTTTATGACCACCTTTACTATTGGTGGTATGACCGGCGTATTGCTGGCCTTGCCCGGTGCCGACTTTGTGCTGCACAACAGTCTGTTTTTGATTGCTCACTTCCATAACACCATTATTGGTGGTGCCGTGTTTGGCTATTTAGCCGGTTTTGCCTTCTGGTTCCCGAAAGCCATGGGTTTCCACTTGGATGAAAAGCTGGGCAAAATCTCCTTCTGGTGCTGGCAGATTGGTTTCTATGTGGCCTTTATGCCGCTCTATGTGTTGGGCTTTTTAGGCATGACGCGTCGTATCAATCACACCGACAATCCTGTTTGGAACTTCTGGCTCTATCTGGCCGCCGTGGGTGCGGTGTTTATTCTGGTGGGTATAGCCGTGCAGTTCTATCAGCTGTACAAAGCCTTCCGTGATCGCGAGCTGAACCCTGATGTGACGGGCGATCCTTGGAATGGTCATACCCTGGAATGGTCTACCTCTTCACCGCCGCAGTTTTATAACTTTGCCGAGCTGCCAATGGTGGAAGACATAGACGCCTTCACCGATATGAAAGAAAAGGGCACCGCCTATCAGGCACAAGCTCACTATCAACCGATCCATATGCCGAAAAACACCAGTACCGGTGTGCTGATTGCTGCAGCGATAACCGCTGCTGGCTTTGGCGCTATTTGGCATATTTGGTGGTTAGTGATTGCGAGTTTGGTGGCCAGTTTCGTGATTTTCTTATGCCGCGCCTATGACAATGACACCGATTATTACGTACAGCCCGATGAGGTTAACGCCATCGAGTCTGCGCATATACGTAGCCAAATCAAGGAGGCCTGA
- the cyoC gene encoding cytochrome o ubiquinol oxidase subunit III, whose amino-acid sequence MQAVAIDHNQVQQQEHSHEHEHHDTSGNTLFGFWLYLMTDCLLFASVFATYAVLYMNTAGGPAGKDLFDLNFVLVETGVLLVSSITYGFAMLAGHHHKRGLTLLWLLVTFALGATFIAMEVYEFQHLIAEGAGPSRSAFLSAFFTLVGMHGLHVTAGLVWMAILMIELIAKGTTPRTLTRLSCLSMFWHFLDVVWICVFTVVYLLGAMA is encoded by the coding sequence ATGCAAGCCGTAGCGATTGATCACAACCAAGTGCAGCAACAAGAGCACTCACATGAACATGAGCATCACGACACCAGCGGCAATACGCTGTTTGGTTTCTGGCTCTATTTAATGACCGACTGTTTGCTGTTTGCTTCGGTGTTTGCCACTTATGCGGTGTTGTATATGAACACCGCTGGCGGCCCCGCTGGCAAAGACTTGTTCGACTTAAACTTCGTGCTGGTGGAAACCGGTGTCTTGTTGGTCAGCAGTATTACCTATGGCTTTGCCATGCTGGCCGGTCATCACCATAAGCGCGGCTTAACGCTGTTGTGGTTATTGGTGACCTTCGCGCTAGGAGCCACCTTTATCGCCATGGAGGTGTATGAGTTTCAACACCTGATCGCCGAAGGTGCGGGCCCAAGCCGCAGTGCCTTCTTGAGTGCTTTCTTTACCTTAGTTGGTATGCACGGCTTGCACGTGACTGCCGGTTTGGTGTGGATGGCCATCTTGATGATAGAGCTGATTGCTAAAGGCACTACGCCACGCACCTTGACGCGTTTAAGCTGCCTGAGCATGTTCTGGCATTTTCTTGATGTGGTGTGGATTTGTGTATTTACCGTGGTCTATTTACTGGGGGCAATGGCATGA
- the cyoD gene encoding cytochrome o ubiquinol oxidase subunit IV: MSNHMSSHDTAADHGSVSSYLKGFVLSILLTAIPFWAVMTGQMSKGQTLFVVVGLAIVQIFVHLKYFLHLSFKPNSRANTVAFVFSALIIIMVVGLSVWIIISSNEMMM, encoded by the coding sequence ATGAGCAATCACATGAGCAGTCACGATACAGCAGCCGATCACGGCAGTGTGTCTTCTTATCTCAAAGGCTTTGTGCTGTCGATTCTGTTAACCGCCATTCCGTTTTGGGCGGTAATGACCGGACAGATGAGCAAAGGCCAAACGCTATTCGTGGTGGTGGGTTTGGCGATAGTACAAATCTTTGTCCACCTTAAGTACTTCTTGCACCTGAGCTTTAAGCCCAACAGCCGCGCCAATACGGTGGCGTTCGTGTTCTCCGCCTTGATTATTATCATGGTGGTGGGGTTGTCGGTGTGGATCATCATTAGCTCTAACGAAATGATGATGTAA
- the cyoE gene encoding heme o synthase yields MIRPYLKVTKPGIIMGNLISVAGGFFLAARGDIDWSLMWATVLGLSLVVASGCAINNCIDRDIDARMQRTRNRVTVTGELSGRAAFIYGVVLGVIGFAILAIFTNTVALSFGVLGYVVYVGVYSLYMKRKSVYGTLVGSLSGAVPPVVGYCAVTGQFDAGAAILLLMFSLWQMPHSYAIAIFRYNDYAAANIPVLPVAESIAKAKRQIVLYIAVFCLVTTLLPLSGYTGLTFMAVSCATSLWWLVMAFNGFYRGAEEKGWARRVFVLSIITITAISVTMALDFKALPDALLVLNG; encoded by the coding sequence ATGATCCGACCTTATTTAAAGGTAACCAAGCCCGGCATTATTATGGGCAATCTTATTTCTGTGGCGGGGGGCTTTTTTCTGGCCGCCCGTGGCGATATCGACTGGTCGCTAATGTGGGCCACGGTGCTGGGGTTATCGCTGGTGGTGGCCTCTGGCTGCGCCATTAATAACTGCATTGACCGAGATATAGACGCGCGCATGCAGCGTACGCGTAATCGAGTCACGGTTACCGGCGAATTATCGGGCCGCGCCGCTTTTATCTACGGCGTTGTGTTGGGCGTAATCGGTTTTGCCATCTTGGCAATATTCACTAACACGGTGGCGCTGAGCTTTGGCGTGTTGGGTTATGTGGTGTATGTGGGCGTATACAGCCTCTATATGAAGCGAAAATCCGTGTATGGCACGCTGGTTGGCAGCTTGTCGGGTGCGGTGCCGCCGGTAGTGGGCTATTGCGCCGTTACCGGCCAGTTCGATGCGGGTGCCGCCATCTTGTTGCTGATGTTTAGCTTATGGCAAATGCCCCATTCTTACGCCATCGCCATTTTTCGCTACAACGATTACGCGGCGGCCAATATTCCGGTGCTGCCGGTGGCCGAAAGCATTGCCAAGGCCAAGCGCCAAATCGTGCTGTATATCGCGGTGTTTTGCTTAGTCACCACCTTATTGCCGCTCAGCGGTTATACGGGTCTTACCTTTATGGCGGTGTCTTGCGCCACCAGTTTATGGTGGTTGGTGATGGCTTTTAACGGCTTTTATCGCGGTGCGGAAGAGAAAGGCTGGGCACGCCGAGTGTTTGTGTTGTCCATTATCACCATTACCGCTATTAGCGTGACCATGGCGTTGGATTTTAAGGCGCTGCCCGATGCTTTGCTGGTGTTGAACGGCTAA
- a CDS encoding VOC family protein, translating into MKTNSVVWFEIYVAEMARARKFYEAVLGVTLEPADKMAEDWPEMWMFPGEDNACGASGALVKMDGVSPGGGGTLVYFSCEDCAEQAGRVLANGGQVMREKFAIGPYGFIALATDTEGNMIGLHSMR; encoded by the coding sequence ATGAAAACGAACTCAGTAGTGTGGTTTGAAATTTATGTGGCCGAGATGGCGCGGGCGCGTAAATTCTACGAGGCGGTGCTGGGCGTGACCCTAGAGCCCGCAGACAAAATGGCTGAAGATTGGCCCGAGATGTGGATGTTTCCAGGCGAAGACAACGCCTGTGGTGCCAGCGGTGCACTGGTAAAAATGGACGGCGTATCACCAGGCGGTGGCGGTACTTTGGTGTATTTTAGCTGTGAGGACTGCGCGGAGCAGGCAGGTCGCGTATTGGCCAACGGCGGCCAAGTGATGCGCGAGAAGTTTGCCATTGGCCCCTACGGTTTTATCGCGCTGGCAACGGATACCGAGGGCAATATGATAGGCTTGCACTCTATGCGCTAA